In Thunnus albacares chromosome 10, fThuAlb1.1, whole genome shotgun sequence, a single window of DNA contains:
- the LOC122990375 gene encoding soluble guanylate cyclase 88E-like: protein MYGLLCESLHDFIKESYGDDVWKLVRERADVRLHSFVTHQVYSESVIPRIAKAASGVTGTPYNELMNSWGVYFLGFVGKYGYDRILKVLGRHVRDFVNGLDNLHEYLRFSYPKVQPPTFFCQEESATGVTLHYRSKRKGYLHYAMGQLRQMGKQFYDTDIHVEVLSEQMVGDYSHVTMRLNFDNSAYRYIMKEDEEEQEILPITSDFFFEVFPFNIVFRQDMVVHNVGSGLATVFPDLDGKKINDAFLLARPLVEFTWNMIISHPNNLFEIMSKEPVKRERNLHNRVQNSDYENANRSADVDVELMAFQSIIGDDYKDGNSANAMESWGDGSRCLKLKGQMRYMPEWESIIFLGTPVMESLSAMFKTGLYINDLSMHDSSRDLVLAGTQQSEELKRALIQEQKKSSKLEESMKMLDYEMKKTDDLLYRMIPKPVAKRLRKGEPAVNTCEVFPDVTILFSDVVGFTRICSHITPMQVVSMLNTMYTLFDTLSEKHRVFKVETIGDAYMVVAGAPEKTKYHAHNICDMALDMVRSIDHLKDPSNGNNIQIRVGIHSGMVVAGVVGHKMPRYGLHGDTVHTASAMESNGKEMHIQLSSATYEHLKGSHFIFERRGIITIKGNVEIETYWLKGKRDKDGNAQAACPQFETQTISKAISKATISAPEATGDEEGLVFPLVAGEDEDDVKSIRSHRIKMEISGHSLEESMEECRVEEMSVHKSHYKDALQDGLQDPLLELDSPESNSRESIMESHDSSCDSRCSKSAMCTMS from the exons GGTGTCTACTTCCTGGGATTTGTAGGGAAATATGGCTATGACAGGATCCTCAAG GTGCTGGGCCGTCATGTACGTGACTTTGTCAATGGCCTGGACAACCTTCATGAATACCTGCGCTTCAGCTACCCCAAAGTGCAGCCCCCAACCTTCTTCTGCCAGGAGGAGTCTGCCACTGGAGTCACCCTCCACTACAG GAGTAAACGCAAGGGCTACCTGCACTACGCCATGGGTCAGCTGAGGCAGATGGGGAAGCAGTTCTACGACACAGACATCCATGTGGAGGTGCTGTCTGAGCAGATGGTGGGAGACTACTCTCATGTCACCATGag GCTGAACTTTGACAACTCGGCTTACCGCTACATCAtgaaggaggatgaggaagagcaGGAGATTCTGCCAATTACCTCAGACTTCTTCTTTGAGGTGTTCCCCTTTAACATCGTCTTCAGACAG GACATGGTGGTGCACAATGTAGGCTCAGGCCTAGCCACAGTCTTCCCTGATCTGGATGGAAAGAAGATCAACGATGCCTTCTTGCTGGCTCGCCCCCTAGTGGAGTTCACCTGGAACATG ATTATCTCCCACCCCAACAACCTGTTTGAGATCATGTCCAAGGAGcctgtgaagagagagaggaacctCCACAACCGAGTCCAGA ATTCTGACTATGAAAATGCCAATCGCTCTGCTGACGTAGATGTGGAGCTCATGGCTTTCCAGTCCATCATTGGAGATGATTACAAAG ACGGTAACAGCGCTAATGCCATGGAGAGCTGGGGCGATGGGAGCCGCTGCCTGAAACTAAAAGGACAAATGAGATACATGCCAGAGTGGGAGTCCATCATTTTCCTGGGAACCCCTGT gatggAGAGTCTGAGTGCTATGTTTAAGACCGGCCTGTACATCAATGACCTGAGCATGCACGACTCCAGCAGAGACCTGGTGCTGGCAGGCACGCAGCAGTCAGAGGAGCTGAAGAGAGCTCTCATACAG GAGCAAAAGAAGTCCAGTAAACTAGAGGAGAGCATGAAAATGTTGGACTACGAGATGAAGAAGACTGATGACCTTTTGTACAGGATGATTCCCAAGCCGGTGGCAAAAAGGTTGCGCAAAGGAGAACCGGCTGTAAACACTTGTGAG GTGTTCCCAGATGTTACCATTCTTTTCAGTGATGTGGTTGGGTTCACCCGCATTTGCAGCCACATTACTCCAATGCAGGTGGTCTCCATGCTAAACACCATGTACACTCTGTTTGACACACTCAGTGAGAAGCACCGAGTCTTCAAG GTTGAGACCATTGGAGATGCCTATATGGTGGTAGCCGGGGCTCCCGAGAAGACCAAGTATCACGCTCATAACATTTGTGACATGGCCTTGGACATGGTGCGCTCCATCGATCACCTGAAAGACCCCTCAAACGGCAACAACATACAAATCCGTGTTG GCATCCACTCTGGGATGGTCGTCGCAGGCGTGGTAGGACATAAGATGCCGCGTTACGGTTTACATGGGGACACAGTCCACACTGCGTCTGCCATGGAGAGCAACGGAAAG GAGATGCACATCCAGCTCAGCAGTGCCACTTACGAGCACCTGAAAGGaagtcatttcatttttgaaaggAGGGGCATCATTACTATTAAG GGGAACGTTGAGATTGAGACCTACTGGCTTAAAGGAAAGAGGGACAAAGATGGGAATGCTCAAGCGGCATGTCCTCAGTTTGAGACCCAGACCATCAGCAAAGCCATCAGCAAGGCCACCATCTCAGCACCTGAGGCCACAGGGGATGAGGAGGGACTG GTTTTCCCACTGGTTGCAGGGGAGGACGAGGATGATGTCAAGTCCATTCGTTCTCACCGTATAAAGATGGAGATTTCAGGCCATTCTCTGGAGGAGTCGATGGAGGAGTGCCGGGTGGAGGAGATGTCTGTTCATAAG TCCCACTATAAGGACGCTTTGCAGGACGGTCTCCAGGATCCTCTCCTGGAACTGGACTCGCCTGAGTCCAACAGTAGAGAATCCATCATGGAGTCCCACGACAGCTCCTGTGACTCCCGCTGCTCCAAGAGCGCCATGTGCACCATGTCATGA